The Apibacter raozihei genome contains a region encoding:
- a CDS encoding cysteine dioxygenase has product MKTIAENKSELLLKTIENLKSQKTDYKSVAEELFKFEFEDFDAAFNIKNSQVPDNSYVRLPIYSENCCAILMLWGINNKAAIHDHLNYDGLIKVLKGNLTEISYIESNDFIEYEGEGIASEGAVFPEDLGGIHSVINNSSDISVSLHIYHTPQTSLKGVRLFDIENKKIGYLNEKATCCSWNIPTECFDKIVQL; this is encoded by the coding sequence ATGAAAACAATAGCTGAAAATAAAAGTGAATTATTACTTAAAACTATTGAAAATCTAAAATCGCAAAAAACGGATTATAAAAGTGTGGCTGAAGAACTATTTAAATTTGAGTTTGAAGATTTTGATGCTGCTTTTAATATAAAAAACTCTCAGGTTCCTGATAATAGTTATGTCCGTCTTCCTATTTATTCAGAGAATTGCTGTGCAATTTTAATGTTGTGGGGAATAAACAATAAAGCGGCAATACACGATCATCTAAATTATGATGGACTTATTAAAGTTCTAAAGGGTAATTTAACTGAAATTAGTTACATCGAAAGCAATGATTTTATTGAATATGAAGGTGAAGGAATAGCTTCTGAAGGAGCCGTTTTTCCTGAAGATTTAGGAGGTATACATTCAGTTATTAACAATTCTTCCGATATTTCTGTAAGTCTGCACATCTATCACACACCTCAAACATCCTTAAAAGGAGTTCGACTTTTTGACATTGAAAATAAGAAAATTGGATATTTAAATGAAAAAGCAACCTGCTGTTCATGGAATATACCTACAGAATGTTTTGATAAAATTGTTCAATTATAA
- a CDS encoding tetratricopeptide repeat protein, translated as MNFRTKQISATFTITAMMLSGIVTAQNIQEGLNLLNNDQYSKAQSVFENLISQNPTADNYYYLGYFYLKNENPNIDLAIQNFNKGLEKDPKSYLNKIGLAAVKLYQKNKSAANADFESIAKDTRYKNPEVLFKIAESYVLFRKNKDTMDPDKSIEFSNKLLELVKNKDKAEYYIVLGNAYYEKGDAGKAMSNYTKASEIANDKAEAYMLIANIYGRTSSVDKSLVNENFKKALAANASFAPTYKYLTDYNVRTQNYAEASSNWKKYIDLSGQNTGSNSMHLANIYFFAKDYTQALTILNQSWNSINDTSKNRLKANILLDKSDFSEALAAMNEYMKTTPDSEKTGYDYGLLGKIQYSLVPTATGEEKNKLTKEAIVNLSQAQSKGDKAFNYMSLIADLNPSATAGSNSSAPTNAKIESLKKAVASNPNDTKSLYELATEQYTVNDYIGSVATWDKLIALIPGWESSYAGKGMALYGFDRTDQSGLAAQSYQKYIDLVEPKKEYSDTEKAYLSIAYSFFAFKEYLADNKEKAQEYINKVLAVDPQNSDILNLQSQIK; from the coding sequence ATGAATTTTAGAACGAAGCAAATCAGTGCAACATTCACTATTACAGCTATGATGCTTAGCGGTATAGTAACAGCACAAAATATTCAGGAAGGATTGAATTTACTGAATAATGATCAATATAGTAAAGCTCAAAGTGTTTTTGAAAATCTTATTTCACAAAATCCAACTGCTGATAATTATTATTATCTGGGATATTTTTATTTAAAAAATGAAAATCCAAATATTGATTTAGCAATACAAAATTTTAATAAAGGGTTGGAAAAAGATCCTAAATCTTATCTTAATAAAATAGGGTTGGCAGCTGTTAAACTTTATCAAAAAAACAAGTCTGCAGCTAATGCTGATTTTGAATCTATTGCCAAGGATACCAGATATAAAAATCCTGAAGTTTTATTTAAAATTGCAGAGTCTTATGTGTTGTTCAGAAAAAATAAGGATACAATGGATCCCGATAAATCAATTGAGTTTTCAAATAAGCTATTGGAATTAGTAAAAAATAAAGATAAAGCCGAATATTATATTGTATTAGGGAATGCTTATTACGAAAAAGGAGATGCTGGTAAAGCTATGTCAAATTATACAAAAGCATCTGAAATTGCTAATGATAAAGCAGAGGCTTATATGTTAATAGCAAATATATATGGGAGAACATCAAGTGTAGATAAAAGTTTGGTAAATGAAAATTTTAAAAAGGCATTAGCCGCAAATGCTTCATTTGCTCCTACTTATAAGTATTTAACTGATTACAATGTACGAACTCAAAATTATGCGGAAGCTTCTTCAAATTGGAAAAAATATATAGATTTATCAGGACAAAATACAGGAAGTAATTCTATGCATTTAGCTAATATTTATTTTTTCGCAAAAGATTACACTCAGGCATTAACTATTTTAAATCAGTCTTGGAATTCAATAAACGATACAAGTAAAAATAGGCTTAAAGCTAATATTTTACTAGATAAATCCGATTTTTCGGAAGCTTTAGCTGCAATGAATGAGTATATGAAAACTACTCCGGATTCAGAAAAAACAGGTTATGATTATGGCCTTTTAGGTAAGATTCAATATAGCCTTGTACCTACAGCTACCGGAGAAGAAAAAAACAAATTAACTAAAGAGGCTATTGTTAATTTAAGTCAGGCACAAAGTAAAGGAGATAAAGCCTTTAATTATATGTCTTTGATAGCCGATTTAAATCCATCAGCTACAGCAGGATCAAACTCATCAGCTCCTACCAATGCAAAAATTGAGTCTTTAAAGAAGGCTGTTGCATCAAATCCTAATGATACTAAATCTTTATATGAATTAGCAACTGAGCAATATACTGTTAATGATTATATAGGTTCTGTAGCTACATGGGATAAATTGATAGCATTGATTCCTGGCTGGGAAAGCTCTTACGCTGGAAAAGGTATGGCATTATATGGATTTGACAGAACCGACCAAAGTGGTTTAGCTGCACAATCATATCAAAAATATATAGATTTGGTTGAACCTAAAAAAGAGTATTCTGATACAGAAAAAGCATATTTATCTATTGCTTATTCTTTTTTTGCATTCAAAGAATATCTAGCAGATAATAAGGAAAAAGCTCAGGAATATATAAATAAAGTGTTAGCTGTAGATCCTCAGAATTCAGATATTCTTAACTTACAAAGTCAGATAAAGTAA
- a CDS encoding substrate-binding domain-containing protein, whose product MSKIIKFYSVVLLAAILINCQKDIKKKENYRKGKLTLAIDPSFLNLGNALVDVFHSSYPEAHISLKAEVEDLAIADLVNGKVKMVIVGRDLTQSEAQILYNKRKIKCISAQIACDATIFITSVTSDIDKIYLNDIRQNIFSSDSKFVFDNGNSSNYNNILRKLNIQQDKNRKLIAFTNSNDVIDFVSNNKSHIGIIGFDVLSDQSDPKVKNLLKKVKILPVVDSNDKLVFPTVPNLRENIYPFTKRVFLLNAEGDFLIGSSFARFSGSQRGQLIVTRAGLQPYYLYKRRVEVH is encoded by the coding sequence ATGAGTAAAATAATTAAGTTTTATAGTGTTGTTTTACTAGCTGCAATTTTAATTAATTGCCAAAAGGATATTAAAAAGAAAGAAAATTATAGAAAGGGTAAATTAACGTTAGCTATAGATCCTTCTTTTCTCAATTTAGGGAATGCTTTGGTAGATGTATTTCATTCGAGCTATCCGGAGGCACACATATCATTAAAAGCGGAAGTTGAAGATTTAGCCATTGCAGATTTAGTTAATGGTAAGGTGAAAATGGTTATAGTGGGTAGAGATTTAACCCAATCAGAAGCCCAGATTTTATACAATAAAAGAAAAATAAAATGCATTTCCGCTCAAATAGCTTGTGATGCAACTATTTTTATAACTTCTGTTACTAGTGATATTGATAAGATTTATTTAAATGACATACGGCAGAATATTTTTAGTTCAGATAGTAAATTTGTTTTTGATAACGGGAATTCAAGTAATTATAATAATATTTTAAGAAAATTAAATATCCAACAAGATAAAAATAGAAAGTTAATTGCTTTTACCAACTCTAATGATGTTATTGATTTTGTGAGTAATAATAAGTCTCATATAGGAATCATAGGTTTTGATGTCTTAAGTGATCAGTCAGATCCTAAGGTTAAAAATTTATTAAAAAAAGTAAAAATACTTCCGGTTGTTGATAGTAATGATAAATTAGTTTTTCCAACTGTACCTAATTTAAGAGAAAATATTTATCCTTTTACTAAACGTGTTTTTTTGCTAAATGCTGAAGGAGACTTTTTAATAGGGAGTAGTTTTGCCCGTTTTTCCGGTTCTCAAAGAGGGCAGTTAATAGTTACAAGAGCAGGATTACAACCGTATTATTTATATAAAAGAAGAGTTGAGGTACATTGA
- a CDS encoding C4-dicarboxylate ABC transporter, producing MNLNYKSLSGFIGAGYFIIGILVILYNKFIIEMDPKWARILGALFILYGLFRVYRAIKFMKQK from the coding sequence ATGAATTTAAATTATAAATCTCTTTCAGGATTTATAGGTGCTGGATATTTCATTATAGGGATTTTGGTAATTCTTTATAACAAATTTATTATTGAAATGGATCCTAAATGGGCTCGTATCCTAGGTGCTTTATTTATTCTATATGGTTTATTCAGAGTATACAGAGCAATAAAGTTTATGAAACAAAAATGA
- the tsaE gene encoding tRNA (adenosine(37)-N6)-threonylcarbamoyltransferase complex ATPase subunit type 1 TsaE, giving the protein MEFTVQSFEDLERVASYIIENAKYKIFTLSGNLGAGKTSLVKYLGKNLGSDDEISSPTYSIVNEYHYPSGKIYHFDLYRINDFEELINIGFHEYIDSGNYCFIEWPEISVSELPEHHEFLLNLKDQTRYITFK; this is encoded by the coding sequence ATGGAATTTACTGTACAGTCCTTTGAAGATCTGGAAAGAGTAGCCAGCTATATTATAGAAAATGCCAAATACAAAATTTTTACACTTTCCGGTAATTTAGGAGCGGGTAAAACTTCTTTAGTGAAGTATTTAGGGAAAAATCTTGGGAGTGATGATGAGATTTCCAGCCCCACATATTCCATAGTTAATGAATACCATTATCCGTCAGGTAAAATTTATCATTTTGATTTATATAGAATCAATGATTTCGAAGAACTAATTAATATTGGTTTTCACGAGTATATAGATTCCGGAAATTATTGCTTTATTGAATGGCCTGAAATATCTGTATCTGAATTACCTGAACATCATGAATTTTTACTAAATTTGAAAGATCAAACCAGATATATAACGTTTAAGTAA
- a CDS encoding alanine dehydrogenase, producing the protein MGIFTPFSEEELIPKEERIEVIKKGGQVKIGIPKEQQSKENRIALTPDAVSVLTANGIEITIESGAGLGAHYSDSQYSEAGAQIAYNAQEVFKNPIILKVEPPTAEQIDMMQINSYLISAVQINTQCKEYFEKLSSKKITALGFEYIRDRHNSLSIMRLIGEIAGTCAILVAAELLSSSNGGNGLLMGGITGVRPTNVVIIGAGTVGENAARSALGLGATVKVFDNSLTRLRRFQELLGRRLYTSTLDPKELNKALIRCDVAIGCLRGEMRSPIIVTEGMVQKMKPGAVVIDISIDNGGIFETSEVCTHSEKIMIKHEVLHYCVPNITSKVARTASKALSNFFIGYFLDVIDQGGFEAMFSLNRGICRGIYMYKGRITNQQIAAWYQLPYQDINLLIV; encoded by the coding sequence ATGGGTATTTTCACACCTTTTTCTGAAGAGGAACTTATTCCCAAGGAAGAACGAATAGAAGTCATAAAGAAAGGAGGGCAAGTAAAAATCGGAATTCCTAAGGAACAACAATCTAAAGAAAACCGAATTGCACTTACCCCTGATGCAGTTTCTGTTCTTACTGCTAATGGAATAGAAATTACCATTGAAAGCGGTGCTGGTCTGGGTGCACATTATTCTGACAGTCAATATTCAGAAGCTGGTGCACAAATAGCCTATAATGCTCAAGAAGTCTTCAAAAATCCTATTATACTTAAAGTTGAACCTCCGACTGCGGAGCAGATAGATATGATGCAAATTAACTCTTATCTTATATCTGCCGTTCAAATAAATACACAATGCAAAGAGTATTTTGAAAAGTTATCCTCAAAAAAAATAACTGCTTTAGGCTTTGAATATATAAGAGATCGTCACAATTCTTTATCCATCATGCGACTTATTGGAGAAATCGCAGGTACCTGTGCCATATTAGTAGCAGCAGAATTGCTTTCTTCGTCTAATGGAGGAAATGGTTTACTGATGGGAGGAATTACAGGAGTTCGCCCCACCAACGTTGTCATTATCGGAGCGGGTACAGTAGGTGAAAATGCAGCCCGTTCAGCGTTAGGTCTGGGAGCAACTGTTAAAGTTTTTGATAATTCTCTAACCCGTCTTCGAAGATTCCAGGAATTATTAGGTAGACGCTTATATACTTCTACCCTGGATCCCAAAGAACTAAACAAAGCGTTAATTCGATGCGATGTGGCTATTGGGTGCTTACGGGGTGAAATGCGTTCACCTATCATTGTAACGGAAGGAATGGTTCAAAAAATGAAGCCAGGTGCAGTTGTAATTGATATCAGTATAGATAATGGGGGAATATTTGAAACCTCTGAAGTTTGCACTCATTCAGAAAAAATAATGATAAAACACGAAGTTTTACATTATTGTGTACCCAATATAACTTCAAAAGTTGCCCGAACTGCCTCCAAAGCTCTTAGCAATTTTTTCATAGGATATTTCCTTGATGTTATTGATCAGGGAGGTTTTGAAGCTATGTTTTCTCTTAACAGAGGTATTTGCCGTGGAATATACATGTATAAGGGGCGTATTACCAATCAACAAATAGCAGCTTGGTATCAGCTACCTTATCAGGATATTAATCTTTTAATTGTTTAA